The following proteins are co-located in the Pseudarthrobacter siccitolerans genome:
- a CDS encoding NADP-dependent oxidoreductase, with protein sequence MRAFVVTQYKQPLREAEVAEPAVGERDVLVQVQAAGLNQLDEKIRLGEFKQILPYKLQLILGNDVAGTVLQVGAKVRGFKPGDEVYGRPDKDRIGTFAERIAVADEDLALKPASASMEEAGSMPLVALTAWQALVERGNLRPGQKVLIHAGAGGVGSIAIQLAKHLGATVATTASNSNACFVRDLGADIVIDYRTQDFEQLLSGYDLVLDSLGGENLQKSLRVLKPGGKAIGISGPPDPAFAREAGLNPVLRLAVTALSSKIRRQARKLGVSYEFLFMRASGDQLRQISALVDDGVLRATVGRVFTFDQTPEALQSLAFGGIRGKAVVALTH encoded by the coding sequence ATGCGAGCGTTCGTCGTCACCCAGTACAAGCAGCCCTTGCGCGAAGCGGAGGTCGCCGAGCCGGCCGTCGGTGAACGGGACGTGCTCGTGCAGGTTCAAGCGGCGGGCTTGAACCAGTTGGACGAGAAGATCCGGTTGGGTGAGTTCAAGCAAATCCTTCCCTACAAGCTCCAGCTGATCCTCGGCAACGACGTCGCCGGCACCGTCCTGCAGGTTGGGGCCAAGGTGCGAGGGTTCAAGCCGGGTGATGAGGTTTACGGCCGTCCTGACAAAGACCGCATCGGCACGTTCGCCGAGCGCATCGCCGTCGCTGATGAGGACCTTGCGCTGAAGCCCGCGTCGGCCAGCATGGAGGAGGCCGGCTCAATGCCACTCGTGGCGCTGACCGCCTGGCAGGCCCTCGTCGAGCGGGGCAACCTGCGCCCGGGGCAGAAGGTCCTTATTCACGCCGGCGCCGGCGGAGTCGGCTCGATCGCCATCCAGCTCGCCAAGCACCTCGGCGCCACCGTTGCAACCACCGCGAGCAACTCCAACGCCTGCTTCGTGCGGGACCTCGGCGCGGACATCGTGATCGACTACCGCACCCAGGACTTCGAGCAGCTCCTCAGCGGTTACGACCTGGTGCTCGACAGCCTCGGCGGGGAGAACCTGCAGAAGTCACTGCGCGTCCTCAAGCCCGGCGGGAAGGCGATTGGTATCTCCGGCCCGCCCGATCCGGCATTCGCCCGCGAAGCCGGACTGAATCCTGTGCTGCGCCTGGCGGTCACCGCGCTCAGCAGCAAGATCCGGCGGCAGGCGAGGAAGCTCGGCGTCAGCTACGAGTTCCTCTTCATGCGCGCCAGCGGCGACCAACTGCGGCAGATCAGTGCCCTCGTCGACGACGGCGTCCTGCGCGCAACCGTAGGAAGGGTCTTCACCTTCGACCAGACCCCGGAGGCGCTGCAGTCCCTGGCCTTTGGCGGCATCCGCGGAAAGGCAGTGGTCGCTCTGACCCACTGA
- a CDS encoding GAF and ANTAR domain-containing protein: MVLETSDAEEFFQELAVFSASLLSPPNSKVHCNVTVVRRKKPVTVACSSATARVMDELQYAFGDGPCLTAMRTGTTVYVPDVSREHRWPEYIRAVAKQGVQSILGVPLRLEGESTAALNIYSSRPYGITGEDIARAELFGEQSAKTLRLELRLTRLQEAKDNLEAAMKNRTAIDIAVGVIMGQNRCSQDAAFTMLRKASNSRNAKLHDIAAGVIASISPEASLHTYFDE; this comes from the coding sequence ATGGTCCTGGAAACTTCGGACGCTGAGGAGTTCTTTCAGGAACTGGCCGTCTTCTCCGCGTCCCTCCTCTCGCCACCCAATTCGAAGGTGCACTGCAATGTCACCGTGGTGCGCAGGAAAAAACCTGTCACGGTAGCATGCAGCAGCGCCACGGCACGGGTGATGGACGAACTCCAGTACGCCTTCGGCGACGGGCCTTGCCTGACCGCCATGCGCACCGGTACCACCGTCTACGTCCCCGACGTTTCGCGCGAACACCGCTGGCCGGAATACATCCGCGCCGTCGCCAAACAGGGAGTCCAATCGATCCTCGGTGTGCCCCTGCGGCTGGAGGGAGAATCCACCGCTGCTTTGAACATCTACTCTTCGCGGCCATACGGAATAACGGGGGAGGACATTGCCCGCGCGGAGCTGTTCGGTGAACAATCCGCCAAGACCCTCCGGCTGGAGCTGCGCCTGACACGGCTGCAGGAAGCGAAGGACAACCTGGAAGCGGCGATGAAGAACCGGACAGCCATCGATATTGCAGTAGGCGTGATCATGGGCCAGAACCGATGCAGTCAGGACGCCGCCTTCACCATGCTGAGGAAAGCGTCCAATTCCCGCAACGCCAAACTCCATGACATAGCAGCGGGAGTCATCGCATCCATCTCACCTGAGGCGAGTTTGCACACATACTTCGATGAATGA
- a CDS encoding lytic transglycosylase domain-containing protein — MVFTLFAMCAITAFSFWATRQPGADAGGALSPPPRAGAELDTLSAGITTAVNVTQSPDAQWLTQAAARTGIPARALQAYVAAAVRANDSAPACGIGWNTVAAVGAVESGHGTYGGSSLNTAGQATGPIVGPSLNGVGFAAIPDTDAGALDGDARWDHAVGPMQFIPSTWELAGRDGNGDGTADPFNIDDAALSAATYLCAHGRDLSTAQGWTDAVYTYNQSDPYIRQVRTQATAYAVKAGTAE; from the coding sequence ATGGTTTTCACCCTATTCGCGATGTGCGCCATCACCGCATTCTCGTTCTGGGCAACTCGGCAGCCCGGTGCAGACGCGGGCGGGGCGCTTTCTCCACCGCCGCGGGCGGGGGCGGAACTTGACACATTATCCGCCGGGATCACCACCGCCGTGAACGTAACCCAGAGTCCCGATGCCCAGTGGCTTACCCAGGCTGCCGCCCGGACGGGGATCCCTGCCCGTGCGCTGCAGGCTTACGTTGCTGCGGCCGTCAGGGCCAATGATTCCGCTCCGGCGTGCGGAATCGGCTGGAATACGGTGGCAGCAGTGGGCGCCGTCGAATCAGGGCACGGAACGTACGGCGGCAGCAGCCTTAACACCGCAGGGCAGGCCACGGGCCCCATTGTGGGCCCAAGTCTCAACGGCGTCGGATTCGCGGCCATCCCGGACACGGACGCCGGTGCCTTGGATGGCGACGCGCGCTGGGACCACGCCGTCGGACCCATGCAGTTCATTCCCTCCACCTGGGAGCTTGCAGGACGGGACGGGAACGGGGATGGAACAGCGGACCCGTTCAATATCGACGACGCCGCCCTGAGTGCGGCGACTTACCTGTGCGCCCACGGCCGAGACCTCTCAACTGCGCAAGGGTGGACGGACGCCGTCTACACCTACAACCAGTCCGATCCCTACATTCGCCAGGTGCGGACCCAAGCCACGGCATATGCCGTGAAGGCCGGCACCGCCGAATGA
- a CDS encoding SDR family oxidoreductase: MPSINGAVVLVTGANGGIGTHFVHDALARGASKVYATARTPRTWEDARIVPLTLDVTDSTSIQAAVDAAGDVTVLINNAGASVASPGILTHTDAEIRTNVETNFLGPLFLARAFAPILSAKDESVIIDIHSAMSWYAVGGIYSATKAALWSATNSLRLELAPDGVHVVGVHVGYVDTAMAAHATDPKMDPAELVRTVMDAVESGEYQVLADETSVQLKAGLSSPIEAVYPQLTHNKA; encoded by the coding sequence ATGCCCTCAATTAATGGAGCAGTCGTCCTCGTCACCGGCGCAAACGGCGGCATCGGAACCCACTTCGTCCACGACGCCCTCGCCCGGGGTGCGAGCAAGGTCTATGCCACCGCCCGCACCCCGCGCACCTGGGAAGACGCCCGCATCGTCCCGCTCACCCTCGACGTCACCGACTCCACCTCCATCCAGGCAGCCGTCGACGCCGCCGGGGACGTCACAGTGCTGATCAACAATGCCGGAGCCTCCGTGGCAAGCCCGGGCATCCTCACCCACACCGACGCGGAAATCCGGACCAACGTCGAAACGAACTTCCTCGGCCCGCTGTTCCTCGCCCGCGCCTTCGCACCAATCCTGTCTGCGAAAGATGAATCAGTAATCATCGACATCCACTCCGCGATGAGCTGGTACGCCGTTGGTGGCATCTACAGCGCCACCAAGGCCGCCCTCTGGTCAGCCACCAACTCTCTACGCCTGGAACTCGCCCCGGACGGGGTGCACGTCGTAGGCGTCCACGTCGGGTACGTCGACACGGCCATGGCCGCGCATGCAACCGATCCCAAGATGGACCCGGCTGAACTCGTACGCACCGTGATGGACGCCGTCGAATCCGGCGAGTACCAAGTTCTCGCTGACGAGACATCCGTGCAGCTCAAGGCCGGACTCAGCAGCCCCATCGAGGCCGTCTACCCGCAACTGACGCACAACAAAGCCTAA